A single Argentina anserina chromosome 7, drPotAnse1.1, whole genome shotgun sequence DNA region contains:
- the LOC126801590 gene encoding RNA polymerase sigma factor sigA: protein MATAAAVVGLSSTGKRLLSSSLYYSDITDKLFYLNDHGFVNCQLSSTKNVVTARKSSSSYSNSRFPSSNRHYEQSIRALKEHADAASTPSSTTHHLLEEYNDFEEESSDLEYSVEALLLLQKSMLEKQWNLSFEKKLSTRKITDKKITVTCSGVSARQRRMTTKRKTPSTNKHFRATISPTLLQNRVRGYVKGVTSEHLLTHTEVVRLSKKIKIGLSVEEHKSRLKEKLGCEPSDEQLATSLRISRTELQSKLIQCYLAREKLTMSNVRLVMSIAQRYDNMGAEMADLIQGGLIGLLRGIEKFDASKGFKISTYVFWWIRQGVSRALVENSRTLRLPTHMHERLGLIRNAKVRLEEKGITPSIDRIAESLNMSKKKVRNATEAISKVFSLDRDAFPSLNGLPGETHHSYIADNRHENIPWHVMEELALKDEVNKLIHMMLGEREREIIRLYYGLDNECLTWEDISKRIGLSRERVRQVGLVALEKLKHGARKREMEAMLVQH, encoded by the exons ATGGCCACAGCTGCTGCTGTTGTTGGGCTTAGTAGTACGGGGAAGAGGCTCTTAAGTTCTTCCTTGTATTATTCAGATATCACAGATAAGCTCTTTTATCTCAATGATCACGGCTTCGTAAATTGTCAATTGTCTTCAACTAAGAATGTTGTCACTGCCAGAAAGTCGTCTTCCAGTTACAGTAATTCGAGATTTCCATCTTCAAATAGACATTATGAACAGTCAATCAGGGCTTTGAAAGAGCATGCAGATGCTGCCTCTACTCCTTCATCAACCACACATCACCTGCTTGAGGAATACAACGACTTCGAAGAGGAAAGCTCTGATCTCGAATATTCAGTGGAGGCACTTCTTCTGCTACAGAAGTCTATGCTGGAAAAGCAGTGGAATCTTTCCTTTGAGAAAAAACTGTCAACAAGAAAAATAACTGATAAGAAGATAACGGTTACTTGCTCTGGTGTATCTGCTCGGCAGAGGAGGATGACTACTAAGAGGAAAACACCTAGCACCAATAAGCATTTCAGAGCAACTATTAGTCCGACGCTGCTGCAGAATCGTGTTAGGGGTTATGTGAAGGGTGTTACAAGTGAGCATTTGCTGACCCACACTGAGGTCGTACGGctgtcaaaaaaaattaaaatcggGCTTTCAGTGGAGGAGCATAAATCAAG ACTGAAGGAGAAACTGGGCTGTGAGCCCTCTGACGAACAACTCGCAACTTCACTGAGGATTTCCCGAACTGAATTACAGTCAAAGTTAATCCAATGTTATTTGGCAAGAGAGAAGCTGACAATGAGCAATGTTCGTCTGGTCATGTCCATTGCACAAAGATATGATAACATGGGTGCTGAAATGGCTGACCTTATCCAG GGAGGCTTAATTGGACTACTACGCGGGATTGAAAAATTTGATGCATCAAAGGGGTTCAAAATTTCTACTTATGTGTTCTGGTGGATACGTCAG GGGGTTTCAAGGGCACTGGTTGAAAATTCCAGAACCTTAAGATTGCCTACACATATGCATGAGAGATTAGGGTTAATCAGAAATGCAAAAGTTAGATTGGAAGAGAAAGGAATAACTCCATCAATTGAT AGGATTGCAGAGAGCCTGAATATGTCTAAGAAGAAAGTTAGAAATGCTACTGAG GCTATCAGTAAGGTTTTTTCTCTTGATAGAGATGCGTTCCCCTCTTTGAATGGCCTTCCAGGAGAAACTCATCATAGT TACATTGCTGATAATCGCCACGAAAATATCCCTTGGCATGTTATGGAAGAGTTGGCACTAAAG GATGAAGTAAACAAGCTCATACATATGATGCTTGGGGAGCGGGAGCGAGAGATCATACGACTTTACTATGGTCTGGATAATGAATGTCTTACATGGGAGGACATTAGTAAACG CATAGGATTGTCCAGAGAAAGAGTTAGGCAAGTCGGACTGGTTGCTCTAGAGAAACTGAAACATGGTGCGAGGAAAAGAGAGATGGAGGCCATGCTAGTCCAACATTGA
- the LOC126802352 gene encoding maltose excess protein 1, chloroplastic-like, giving the protein MAKCLVVSHSGSYSSYVYSCRSISIRKAPPQQVQLNPLAAGTLFSSNSNSNSNSFTPLNLRRRPTPTALDSDVPHPLHQGSVKLKTSESFEQWDSWTAKFSGASNIPFLLLQMPQIILNAQNLMAGNKAALLAVPWLGMFTGLLGNLTLLSYFAKKREKEAIVVQTLGVVSLYIVFAQLSLAEAMPLPYFVITSIVVAAGLVLNFLNYFNFLNRGVWRFWEDFITVGGLSVLPQIMWSTFVPYIPSSIVPGALAFVLAVAAVIMARMEKLSSEGIKFVGSISGWTATLLFMWMPVSQMWTNFLNPDNIKGLSAVSMLLAMIGNGLMIPRALFIRDFMWFTGSTWASFFYGYGNIVALYWFNSISREFFLAATAGLFLWIGMTLWRDAAVYGYSSPLTSLRELVSGS; this is encoded by the exons ATGGCCAAGTGCCTAGTGGTGTCCCATTCAGGTTCCTATTCCTCCTATGTCTATTCGTGTAGGAGTATCAGTATTAGGAAGGCACCTCCACAGCAAGTTCAGCTCAATCCCTTGGCCGCCGGCACTCTCTTCtcctcaaactcaaactcaaactcaaactctttCACCCCCCTCAATTTGCGACGCCGCCCAACACCCACCGCTCTTGATTCCGATGTTCCTCACCCGCTTCACCAG GGCTCGGTGAAATTGAAGACTAGTGAGAGTTTTGAGCAATGGGATTCATGGACAGCAAAGTTCTCTGGCGCATCCAATATTCCATTTCTGTTGCTGCAAATGCCTCAGATCATCCTCAATGCTCAAAATCTTATGGCTGGAAACAAAGCTGCTCTTTTAGCAGTCCCCTGGCTG GGAATGTTTACTGGTTTGCTTGGAAACCTTACGCTGCTTTCATATTTTGCAAAGAAGAGGGAGAAGGAGGCGATTGTGGTGCAAACATTGGGTGTTGTGTCCTTGTATATTGTCTTTGCACAGCTTTCCTTGGCAGAAGCAATGCCTCTACCGTACTTTGTGATTACTTCCATCGTCGTGGCAGCTGgtcttgttttgaattttttgaaTTACTTTAACTTCCTCAATCGTGGAGTTTGGCGCTTCTGGGAAGATTTTATTACTGTTGGTGGGCTGTCAGTTCTTCCCCAa ATTATGTGGTCGACATTTGTACCGTATATACCTAGCAGTATTGTGCCTGgagcattggcatttgttttAGCTGTGGCAGCTGTAATTATG GCTCGAATGGAGAAACTCTCTTCAGAAGGAATCAAATTTGTTGGATCAATATCTGGATGGACAGCTACTCTTCTCTTCATGTGGATGCCTGTTTCCCAAATG TGGACAAATTTCCTTAATCCGGACAACATCAAAGGCTTGTCAGCTGTCTCAATGTTGCTTGCAATGATTGGAAATGGACTTATGATCCCTCGTGCTCTTTTTATTCGTGATTTTATGTG GTTCACAGGTTCTACTTGGGCTTCTTTCTTTTATGGATATGGGAATATAGTGGCCTTATATTG GTTTAACAGTATCAGCAGAGAATTCTTCTTAGCAGCGACAGCTGGTTTGTTTTTATGGATAG GAATGACTCTTTGGAGGGATGCTGCGGTGTATGGTTACAGCTCCCCTCTTACATCTTTACGGGAGCTGGTTTCTGGATCCTAA
- the LOC126802130 gene encoding probable 37S ribosomal protein S5, mitochondrial, with amino-acid sequence MSKSQSLSWSRLIFNQAIKKTPKATGYQRTLPHLTTRTYSAAPPPISGVTPLIDKLKDTGNVYHEPTDSDSDDDDERFTPDAVIERFDEFQRKFNRHEELLKKFTDAVTLDDAFKWMTKIDKFEQKHFRLRAEYRVIGELMNRLKAAEGKDKFILQHKLNRAMRLVEWKDAYDPNNPANYGVIQDSPLDVQEDAATEKDNKTIRQADDDEFDDMKDRDDILLEKLNAIDKKLEEKLAVLDHTFGKKGKLLEEEIRDLAEERNELTEKKRQPRYRKGFDVRLIDVNRTCKVTKGGQVVKFSAILVCGNYHGVVGYAKAKGPAVATALQKAYEKCFQNLHYVERHEEHTIAHAIQTAYKKTKVYLWPAPTRTGMKAGRTVETILNLAGFNNVKSKVVGSRNPHNTVKAVFQALNAIETPKDIQEKYGRTVVEKHLQS; translated from the exons ATGAGCAAATCGCAATCACTCTCGTGGTCGCGTCTCATCTTCAATCAAGCAATCAAGAAAACCCCCAAGGCCACTGGGTACCAGCGGACCTTACCACACTTGACCACCCGAACCTATTCGGCAGCACCACCCCCAATTTCGGGTGTCACCCCCTTGATCGACAAGCTCAAGGACACCGGGAATGTCTATCATGAGCCCACCGATTCCGATagcgacgacgacgacgagcGCTTCACTCCGGATGCCGTCATCGAGAGGTTTGATGAGTTTCAGAGGAAGTTCAACCGGCACGAGGAATTGCTCAAGAAATTCACAGACGCCG TGACACTTGATGATGCTTTTAAATGGATGACTAAGATTGATAAGTTTGAGCAAAAACATTTCCGGCTTCGCGCtgaatatcgagtcattggtGAATTGATGAACCGTCTAAAAGCAGCTGAGGGCAAGGACAAATTCATTCTGCAGCACAAACTCAACAGGGCTATGCGATTAGTGGAGTGGAAAGATGCCTATGATCCTAACAATCCTGCCAACTACGGAGTCATTCAGGACTCCCCATTGGATGTTCAAGAAGATGCTGCAACTGaaaaagataataaaaccATTCGACaagctgatgatgatgaattcGATGACATGAAGGACAGAGATGACATACTGTTAGAGAAGCTAAATGCTATTGACAAGAAACTTGAAGAGAAGCTAGCAGTGTTGGATCATACATTTGGGAAAAAGGGAAAGCTTCTTGAGGAAGAGATCAGAGATCTAGCAGAGGAAAGAAATGAATTGACGGAGAAGAAGAGACAACCTCGCTATAGGAAA GGTTTCGATGTTAGATTAATTGATGTGAATCGGACTTGTAAAGTTACTAAG GGAGGGCAAGTGGTTAAATTTTCTGCTATATTAGTTTGTGGGAACTATCATGGTGTTGTTGGTTATGCCAAAGCGAAAGGTCCAGCTGTCGCTACCGCCCTCCAGAAG GCGTATGAGAAATGCTTTCAGAATCTCCATTATGTGGAACGACATGAAGAGCATACAATTGCGCATGCAATACAAACTgcatataaaaaaacaaag GTGTATCTCTGGCCTGCACCGACTAGGACGGGTATGAAAGCGGGAAGAACTGTAGAAACCATTCTAAACTTGGCTGGTTTCAATAATGTCAAGTCTAAG GTTGTTGGTTCAAGGAATCCTCATAATACAGTGAAAGCTGTTTTCCAAGCCCTTAATGCG ATTGAAACCCCTAAGGATATTCAAGAAAAGTATGGACGCACTGTTGTTGAGAAGCACCTTCAATCATAG
- the LOC126802041 gene encoding probable folate-biopterin transporter 7, which translates to MVASSSSPAKIRKVLGLGFWVQGFRCFPWLAVNFFLKDGLQVDSSTLQLLQNSANLPMVGKPLYGLVSDAVYIAGQHRVPYLALGAFLQAVSWLAIAILSQSGISLSTMSLYLLLGNLGASIAEVANDAIVAEAGKQLTSSKHSQPSSSGELQSFVWMASAVGGILGFFLGGFAIDRYAPQKMFLFYGFILSVQFFICILVKENCLNLPKRRSDAGIREKLSELSIALRKHEIAYSITWFAASYAIIPSLTGTMFFYQTQYLNIDSSVLGISKVFGQAAMLMWSVIYNRHLKSVTPRTLISAIQVTMALFMISDALFVEGFYRNMGLSDNIYVVVFSGLSEVLLFIKILPFSILVAKLCPPGCEGSLMAFVMSAIAIAFIMSGYLGVALAAYVGVTGNEFSGLPLALLIQAFLTLLPLYWSSCIPILELESDHVNEKPGSKEE; encoded by the exons ATGGTGGCGTCGTCATCGTCGCCGGCGAAGATCCGGAAGGTGTTGGGATTGGGATTCTGGGTGCAGGGCTTCAGGTGCTTCCCATGGTTGGCCGTCAACTTCTTCCTCAAGGACGGACTCCAAGTGGATTCTTCCACTCTCCAGCTCCTCCAGAACTCCGCCAACCTACCCATGGTCGGAAAACCCCTTTACGGTCTCGTTTCCGACGCTGTCTACATTGCCGGCCAGCACCGCGTTCCCTATCTCGCCCTTGGCG CGTTCTTACAAGCAGTGTCATGGTTGGCTATAGCGATCCTCTCTCAATCAGGCATCTCACTTAGCACCATGAGCTTGTATCTCCTCCTCGGTAATTTGGGTGCTTCAATTGCTGAGGTTGCCAATGATGCCATTGTTGCAGAGGCAGGGAAACAACTTACTTCCTCCAAACATTCTCAACCATCATCCTCGGGCGAGCTCCAGTCTTTTGTTTGGATGGCTTCAGCTGTCGGTGGAATTCTTGGATTTTTCCTAGGTGGTTTTGCCATTGACAGATACGCTCCCCAAAAGATGTTCCTGTTCTATGGCTTTATCCTCAGTGTTCAGTTTTTCATATGCATTCTTGTCAAGGAGAATTGTTTGAACCTTCCCAAGAGAAGATCAGATGCTGGAATTCGAGAGAAGCTGTCTGAGCTCTCAATTGCATTAAGAAAACATGAGATTGCTTACTCAATCACATGGTTTGCAGCATCATATGCCATTATTCCATCATTGACAGGCACAATGTTCTTTTACCAGACACAATATTTGAATATTGACTCATCGGTGTTGGGAATTTCAAAGGTATTTGGCCAGGCGGCAATGCTCATGTGGAGTGTCATCTATAATCGTCACCTGAAATCGGTCACACCAAGGACACTAATTTCAGCCATTCAGGTTACTATGGCTTTATTTATGATTTCTGATGCGTTGTTTGTGGAAGGGTTTTACCGAAATATGGGGCTGTCAGACAATATTTATGTGGTTGTATTTTCTGGTCTCTCAGAGGTTCTCTTGTTTATTAAGATTCTACCCTTCAGCATTCTTGTAGCAAAGCTCTGCCCACCAGGTTGTGAGGGATCTTTAATGGCATTTGTAATGTCTGCAATAGCGATTGCGTTTATTATGAGCGGATATCTTGGTGTTGCACTTGCAGCTTATGTTGGGGTTACAGGAAATGAATTCTCAGGGCTTCCGCTTGCCCTCCTAATACAAGCATTTCTCACACTCTTGCCACTCTACTGGTCATCATGTATTCCTATCCTTGAGTTGGAATCCGATCATGTAAACGAAAAACCCGGTAGCAAGGAAGAATAG
- the LOC126802273 gene encoding uncharacterized protein LOC126802273, with translation MEEAKAIAQRQQQQQQQQQQQQQQQQQQLLLQQQQQQQQQHQQHHQQQQQQQQLLLLHQLQRQQQQAQQAAVISRFPSNIDAHLRPLRPLNNPPNQIANPNPNPNPNPKPNPNPTPNTVSTNLQQNPNENPQQQQQQQQRAIRPGNQAELQMAYQDAWRVCHPDFKRPFSSLEDACERLLPYHVVADYEAEEDDRILDSDTTGMMPSRSQQWDHNISAKVAEFTATFEKQALAFNIISRKRAFGEFRSEERLMIEQALCQEEKRACLELRAELDSREKARMAAIVQAEQARVDSQTHAEMLARAPIRASALGAQGNDVPIGPDMRVQEHGADPEEMINGWGNSMQRDEKEPSDDFLNDEETENGSTGMQDGWREAGEFDLNTH, from the exons ATGGAAGAAGCGAAAGCGATAGCTCAAcgtcagcagcagcagcagcagcaacagcagcaacagcagcagcagcaacagcaGCAGCTATTGttacagcagcagcagcagcagcagcaacaacacCAGCAGCAtcatcagcagcagcagcagcagcagcagttaTTGCTCTTGCATCAATTACAGAGACAACAGCAACAAGCGCAACAGGCCGCTGTGATTTCTCGCTTCCCTTCCAACATCGACGCTCATTTGCGCCCACTCCGACCCCTCAATAACCCACCTAACCAAATTGCTAACCCTAATCCCAATCCCAACCCCAACCCTAAACCCAACCCTAACCCTACCCCCAATACAGTTTCTACCAATCTCCAACAAAATCCTAATGAGAACCCGcagcaacagcagcagcagcagcagaggGCGATCCGTCCTGGTAACCAGGCGGAGCTGCAAATGGCGTACCAGGACGCCTGGCGGGTCTGCCATCCCGACTTCAAGCGCCCCTTCTCTTCCCTAGAAGACGCATGTGAAAG GTTACTGCCGTACCATGTGGTGGCAGATTATGAGGCTGAAGAGGATGACCGGATCCTTGACTCTGACACTACAGGCATGATGCCATCTCGCTCTCAGCAGTGGGATCACAACATTTCTGCAAAAGTTGCAGAGTTTACAGCAACGTTTGAAAAACAGGCACTAGCTTTTAATATTATCTCCCGCAAGCGTGCTTTTGGGGAATTTAGATCTGAAGAGAGACTTATGATTGAGCAGGCTCTttgccaagaagaaaaacgAGCATGTTTGGAGTTGAGGGCTGAGCTTGATTCAAGAGAGAAAGCTCGAATGGCAGCAATTGTTCAGGCAGAGCAAGCTCGGGTTGACTCACAAACGCATGCTGAAATGTTGGCTCGGGCCCCAATAAGGGCAAGTGCACTTGGGGCTCAAGGCAATGATGTCCCGATTGGTCCTGATATGAGAGTACAGGAACATGGGGCTGACCCAGAAGAGATGATAAATGGATGGGGAAATAGCATGCAAAGGGATGAGAAAGAACCATCTGATGATTTTCTAAATGATGAGGAGACTGAGAATGGATCTACGGGCATGCAGGATGGTTGGCGCGAAGCTGGTGAATTTGATCTGAACACACATTAA
- the LOC126802277 gene encoding uncharacterized protein LOC126802277 isoform X2 codes for MKPKTTGVPRAQKSKPFPGNGPNWVLIAGGALLSTLSIRLGYKLKQALDIKQQENARSGKSPGRRMSAGCHVHSNVYSFTQQDEGSCFHCISGTESLMEMKCLPNGQMLTESDGALPLVTVPAPQFNKENGIVWASSPDRLEMPPKPFLHHSNCSDSPCVSDSGSDIFSKREVIQKLRQQLKRRDDMILEMQDQIVELQSSLNAQLAHSGHLQSQLDAANRDLFDSEREIQRLRKAIADHCVGHVNSNDKPVMGAIWQSEVRNGNGNGCLDGENNFDASEKGKGDGERVDMLRREIGELKEVIDGKEYLLQSYKEQKAELSLKIKELQQRLDSQLPNIL; via the exons atgaaaccgaaaacaacTGGTGTGCCTAGAGCTCAGAAGTCGAAGCCTTTTCCTGGTAATGGACCTAACTGGGTTCTTATTGCTGGTGGTGCCTTGTTAAGTACGTTATCAATACGCCTTGGCTACAAGCTGAAGCAAGCACTTGACATAAAGCAGCAGGAGAATGCCA GAAGTGGAAAATCCCCTGGTAGAAGGATGTCTGCAGGTTGCCACGTGCACTCAAATGTTTATTCCTTTACACAACAAGATGAGGGCAGTTGCTTTCATTGCATTTCAG GAACTGAGAGCTTGATGGAGATGAAGTGCCTGCCTAATGGGCAGATGCTCACTGAATCTGATGGAGCCTTGCCTTTGGTGACGGTTCCAGCCCCTCAGTTTAACAAGGAGAATGGCATCGTATGGGCATCTTCTCCAGATCGCCTTGAGATGCCTCCAAAGCCTTTCCTACACCATTCAAATTGCTCAGATTCTCCATGTGTTTCAGACTCTGGCTCTGACATCTTCAGTAAGCGGGAAGTAATACAAAAACTTAGGCAACAATTGAAGAGGAGAGATGACATGATCCTAGAGATGCAGGATCAGATTGTAGAGTTGCAGAGTTCACTGAATGCTCAGCTGGCACATTCTGGCCATTTGCAATCTCAGCTTGATGCAGCAAATAGGGACCTTTTTGATTCTGAGAGAGAAATCCAAAGGCTTAGGAAGGCTATTGCAGATCACTGTGTGGGACATGTGAACTCCAACGACAAACCAGTCATGGGTGCTATATGGCAATCTGAAGTAAGAAACGGTAATGGAAATGGGTGTCTTGATGGGGAGAACAATTTTGATGCctcagaaaaaggaaaaggggATGGAGAGAGGGTAGATATGCTGAGGAGGGAAATAGGAGAATTGAAGGAAGTGATTGATGGAAAGGAGTACTTGCTGCAGAGCTACAAGGAACAGAAAGCAGAGCTCTCTCTGAAAATCAAAGAGTTGCAGCAGAGATTAGATTCTCAACTTCCCAATATTTTATAG
- the LOC126802277 gene encoding uncharacterized protein LOC126802277 isoform X1, with protein sequence MKPKTTGVPRAQKSKPFPGNGPNWVLIAGGALLSTLSIRLGYKLKQALDIKQQENASNGSGKSPGRRMSAGCHVHSNVYSFTQQDEGSCFHCISGTESLMEMKCLPNGQMLTESDGALPLVTVPAPQFNKENGIVWASSPDRLEMPPKPFLHHSNCSDSPCVSDSGSDIFSKREVIQKLRQQLKRRDDMILEMQDQIVELQSSLNAQLAHSGHLQSQLDAANRDLFDSEREIQRLRKAIADHCVGHVNSNDKPVMGAIWQSEVRNGNGNGCLDGENNFDASEKGKGDGERVDMLRREIGELKEVIDGKEYLLQSYKEQKAELSLKIKELQQRLDSQLPNIL encoded by the exons atgaaaccgaaaacaacTGGTGTGCCTAGAGCTCAGAAGTCGAAGCCTTTTCCTGGTAATGGACCTAACTGGGTTCTTATTGCTGGTGGTGCCTTGTTAAGTACGTTATCAATACGCCTTGGCTACAAGCTGAAGCAAGCACTTGACATAAAGCAGCAGGAGAATGCCAGTAATG GAAGTGGAAAATCCCCTGGTAGAAGGATGTCTGCAGGTTGCCACGTGCACTCAAATGTTTATTCCTTTACACAACAAGATGAGGGCAGTTGCTTTCATTGCATTTCAG GAACTGAGAGCTTGATGGAGATGAAGTGCCTGCCTAATGGGCAGATGCTCACTGAATCTGATGGAGCCTTGCCTTTGGTGACGGTTCCAGCCCCTCAGTTTAACAAGGAGAATGGCATCGTATGGGCATCTTCTCCAGATCGCCTTGAGATGCCTCCAAAGCCTTTCCTACACCATTCAAATTGCTCAGATTCTCCATGTGTTTCAGACTCTGGCTCTGACATCTTCAGTAAGCGGGAAGTAATACAAAAACTTAGGCAACAATTGAAGAGGAGAGATGACATGATCCTAGAGATGCAGGATCAGATTGTAGAGTTGCAGAGTTCACTGAATGCTCAGCTGGCACATTCTGGCCATTTGCAATCTCAGCTTGATGCAGCAAATAGGGACCTTTTTGATTCTGAGAGAGAAATCCAAAGGCTTAGGAAGGCTATTGCAGATCACTGTGTGGGACATGTGAACTCCAACGACAAACCAGTCATGGGTGCTATATGGCAATCTGAAGTAAGAAACGGTAATGGAAATGGGTGTCTTGATGGGGAGAACAATTTTGATGCctcagaaaaaggaaaaggggATGGAGAGAGGGTAGATATGCTGAGGAGGGAAATAGGAGAATTGAAGGAAGTGATTGATGGAAAGGAGTACTTGCTGCAGAGCTACAAGGAACAGAAAGCAGAGCTCTCTCTGAAAATCAAAGAGTTGCAGCAGAGATTAGATTCTCAACTTCCCAATATTTTATAG